The Betta splendens chromosome 7, fBetSpl5.4, whole genome shotgun sequence genome includes a window with the following:
- the si:ch211-117c9.5 gene encoding sodium- and chloride-dependent creatine transporter 1 isoform X1, which translates to MSPELEENSQDEISLPQLESGTLSEEEGGGSARPLVPVPGAGPGCGECIGAGPPQTPDGAAAGTGNGALAVPAVERETWTRQMDFIMSCVGFAVGLGNVWRFPYLCYKNGGGVFLIPYLLIVFIGGIPVFFLEIALGQFMKQGGVSAWNIAPLFKGLGLASMVIVFFCNTYYIMILVWGLYFLFYSFTNQLPWATCGHPWNTPNCTEDFRRACHNRSAAQAALPSPAATPSNLLTSSPPLNMSVLLNGSCMEAEGMRSPVIEFWEHKVLRLSGGLHEPGNISYELVLCLIVTWVIVYFCMWKGVKSTGKVVYFTALFPYLVLVILLAHGVTLPGALDGIVYYLKPDWSKLGEAQVWIDAGTQIFFSYAIGLGALTALGSYNCFHNNCYQDAFMLALINSGTSFFAGFVVFSVLGFMAAEQGVDISKVAESGPGLAFIAYPKAVTLMPLAPLWAALFFFMLLILGLDSQFVGVEGLITGIMDMLPPKSVLGSLRREVVAAICCVICFLIDMSMVTEGGMYVFQLFDYYSASGITLLWQAFWECVVIAWVYGADRFMDDVARMIGYQPLPYMKWCWSYITPLVCVGVFLFHVVNYKPLTYNTVYTYPLWGEALGWALALSSMLCIPVTVLYKLLRCKGSLRERWQHLTTPVWGRHHLEYLAPESEAKLLPPAGTKSTLLFESVI; encoded by the exons ATGTCCCCCGAGTTGGAAGAAAACAGCCAAG ATGAAATCAGTCTCCCCCAGCTGGAGTCAGGGACCctgtcagaggaggaaggtggagggtcAGCTCGCCCCCTGGTGCCCGTGCCCGGCGCTGGCCCAGGGTGTGGAGAGTGCATAGGAGCTGGCCCGCCGCAGACCCCGGACGGGGCTGCAGCTGGGACTGGAAACGGGGCCTTGGCGGTGCCAGCGGTGGAGAGGGAAACCTGGACCAGACAGATGGACTTCATCATGTCCTGCGTGGGCTTTGCTGTTGGCCTGGGCAACGTGTGGCGGTTCCCTTATCTCTGCTACAAGAATGGAGGAG GGGTTTTCCTGATCCCCTACTTGCTCATTGTGTTCATCGGGGGAATACCAGTCTTCTTCCTGGAGATTGCACTGGGACAGTTCATGAAACAGGGCGGTGTCTCCGCCTGGAACATTGCACCCCTCTTTAAAG GTCTGGGCTTGGCCTCAATGGTGATAGTATTTTTCTGTAACACCTACTACATCATGATTTTGGTGTGGGGCCTCTACTTTCTCTTCTACTCCTTCACCAACCAGTTGCCCTGGGCCACATGTGGACATCCCTGGAACACCCCTAACTGCACTGAGGACTTCCGCCGCGCTTGCCACAACCGCAGTGCAGCCCAGGCAGCCCTGCCATCTCCTGCTGCCACCCCCTCCAACCTCCTCACTTCCAGCCCCCCGCTGAATATGTCCGTCCTCTTGAATGGCAGCTGCATGGAGGCTGAGGGCATGCGCTCACCAGTCATTGAGTTCTGGGA ACATAAAGTGCTCCGTCTGTCCGGCGGACTGCATGAGCCTGGTAACATCAGCTATGAGTTGGTGCTGTGCCTCATAGTCACCTGGGTCATTGTTTACTTCTGCATGTGGAAAGGCGTTAAATCTACTGGCAAG GTTGTATACTTCACAGCTTTATTCCCTTACCTGGTCCTGGTCATTCTTCTGGCCCATGGCGTGACACTACCTGGAGCTTTAGATGGGATTGTTTACTACCTGAAACCAGACTGGTCCAAACTTGGAGAAGCGCAG gtgtgGATTGATGCTGGCACACAGATTTTCTTCTCCTATGCCATCGGGCTGGGCGCCCTGACTGCTCTGGGCAGTTACAACTGCTTCCATAACAACTGTTACCA GGACGCATTCATGCTGGCCCTCATCAACAGTGGAACCAGCTTCTTTGCAGGCTTCGTGGTGTTTTCTGTGCTGGGTTTCATGGCTGCTGAGCAAGGGGTGGACATCAGTAAAGTAGCAGAGAGTG GTCCTGGCCTCGCGTTCATAGCCTACCCTAAGGCTGTGACTCTGATGCCTCTGGCTCCACTCTGGGCAGCCCTTTTCTTCTTCATGTTGCTCATTCTGGGCCTGGACAGCCAG TTTGTAGGAGTCGAGGGTTTGATAACAGGAATCATGGACATGCTGCCCCCTAAATCAGTCCTGGGTTCACTGCGGCGTGAGGTGGTAGCGGCCATTTGCTGCGTCATCTGCTTCCTCATCGACATGTCCATGGTCACAGAG GGGGGGATGTATGTCTTCCAGCTATTTGACTACTACTCTGCCAGTGGCATCACCCTGCTGTGGCAAGCCTTCTGGGAATGTGTGGTGATTGCCTGGGTCTATG GTGCAGACCGTTTCATGGATGACGTGGCTCGCATGATCGGCTACCAGCCCCTGCCCTACATGAAGTGGTGCTGGTCCTACATCACACCTTTAGTCTGTGTG GGAGTGTTCCTCTTCCACGTGGTCAACTACAAACCCCTGACCTACAACACCGTGTACACCTACCCCTTGTGGGGCGAAGCGCTTGGCTGGGCTTTGGCTCTGTCATCTATGCTCTGTATCCCTGTAACTGTTCTCTACAAGCTTCTGCGCTGCAAAGGATCTTTGCGGGAG CGGTGGCAACACCTAACCACCCCGGTGTGGGGCAGACATCATCTGGAGTACCTGGCCCCGGAGAGTGAGGCCAagctgctgccccctgcaggaACCAAGAGCACGCTGCTCTTTGAAAGCGTCATCTAA
- the si:ch211-117c9.5 gene encoding sodium- and chloride-dependent creatine transporter 1 isoform X2: protein MSPELEENSQDEISLPQLESGTLSEEEGGGSARPLVPVPGAGPGCGECIGAGPPQTPDGAAAGTGNGALAVPAVERETWTRQMDFIMSCVGFAVGLGNVWRFPYLCYKNGGGVFLIPYLLIVFIGGIPVFFLEIALGQFMKQGGVSAWNIAPLFKGLGLASMLPWATCGHPWNTPNCTEDFRRACHNRSAAQAALPSPAATPSNLLTSSPPLNMSVLLNGSCMEAEGMRSPVIEFWEHKVLRLSGGLHEPGNISYELVLCLIVTWVIVYFCMWKGVKSTGKVVYFTALFPYLVLVILLAHGVTLPGALDGIVYYLKPDWSKLGEAQVWIDAGTQIFFSYAIGLGALTALGSYNCFHNNCYQDAFMLALINSGTSFFAGFVVFSVLGFMAAEQGVDISKVAESGPGLAFIAYPKAVTLMPLAPLWAALFFFMLLILGLDSQFVGVEGLITGIMDMLPPKSVLGSLRREVVAAICCVICFLIDMSMVTEGGMYVFQLFDYYSASGITLLWQAFWECVVIAWVYGADRFMDDVARMIGYQPLPYMKWCWSYITPLVCVGVFLFHVVNYKPLTYNTVYTYPLWGEALGWALALSSMLCIPVTVLYKLLRCKGSLRERWQHLTTPVWGRHHLEYLAPESEAKLLPPAGTKSTLLFESVI, encoded by the exons ATGTCCCCCGAGTTGGAAGAAAACAGCCAAG ATGAAATCAGTCTCCCCCAGCTGGAGTCAGGGACCctgtcagaggaggaaggtggagggtcAGCTCGCCCCCTGGTGCCCGTGCCCGGCGCTGGCCCAGGGTGTGGAGAGTGCATAGGAGCTGGCCCGCCGCAGACCCCGGACGGGGCTGCAGCTGGGACTGGAAACGGGGCCTTGGCGGTGCCAGCGGTGGAGAGGGAAACCTGGACCAGACAGATGGACTTCATCATGTCCTGCGTGGGCTTTGCTGTTGGCCTGGGCAACGTGTGGCGGTTCCCTTATCTCTGCTACAAGAATGGAGGAG GGGTTTTCCTGATCCCCTACTTGCTCATTGTGTTCATCGGGGGAATACCAGTCTTCTTCCTGGAGATTGCACTGGGACAGTTCATGAAACAGGGCGGTGTCTCCGCCTGGAACATTGCACCCCTCTTTAAAG GTCTGGGCTTGGCCTCAATG TTGCCCTGGGCCACATGTGGACATCCCTGGAACACCCCTAACTGCACTGAGGACTTCCGCCGCGCTTGCCACAACCGCAGTGCAGCCCAGGCAGCCCTGCCATCTCCTGCTGCCACCCCCTCCAACCTCCTCACTTCCAGCCCCCCGCTGAATATGTCCGTCCTCTTGAATGGCAGCTGCATGGAGGCTGAGGGCATGCGCTCACCAGTCATTGAGTTCTGGGA ACATAAAGTGCTCCGTCTGTCCGGCGGACTGCATGAGCCTGGTAACATCAGCTATGAGTTGGTGCTGTGCCTCATAGTCACCTGGGTCATTGTTTACTTCTGCATGTGGAAAGGCGTTAAATCTACTGGCAAG GTTGTATACTTCACAGCTTTATTCCCTTACCTGGTCCTGGTCATTCTTCTGGCCCATGGCGTGACACTACCTGGAGCTTTAGATGGGATTGTTTACTACCTGAAACCAGACTGGTCCAAACTTGGAGAAGCGCAG gtgtgGATTGATGCTGGCACACAGATTTTCTTCTCCTATGCCATCGGGCTGGGCGCCCTGACTGCTCTGGGCAGTTACAACTGCTTCCATAACAACTGTTACCA GGACGCATTCATGCTGGCCCTCATCAACAGTGGAACCAGCTTCTTTGCAGGCTTCGTGGTGTTTTCTGTGCTGGGTTTCATGGCTGCTGAGCAAGGGGTGGACATCAGTAAAGTAGCAGAGAGTG GTCCTGGCCTCGCGTTCATAGCCTACCCTAAGGCTGTGACTCTGATGCCTCTGGCTCCACTCTGGGCAGCCCTTTTCTTCTTCATGTTGCTCATTCTGGGCCTGGACAGCCAG TTTGTAGGAGTCGAGGGTTTGATAACAGGAATCATGGACATGCTGCCCCCTAAATCAGTCCTGGGTTCACTGCGGCGTGAGGTGGTAGCGGCCATTTGCTGCGTCATCTGCTTCCTCATCGACATGTCCATGGTCACAGAG GGGGGGATGTATGTCTTCCAGCTATTTGACTACTACTCTGCCAGTGGCATCACCCTGCTGTGGCAAGCCTTCTGGGAATGTGTGGTGATTGCCTGGGTCTATG GTGCAGACCGTTTCATGGATGACGTGGCTCGCATGATCGGCTACCAGCCCCTGCCCTACATGAAGTGGTGCTGGTCCTACATCACACCTTTAGTCTGTGTG GGAGTGTTCCTCTTCCACGTGGTCAACTACAAACCCCTGACCTACAACACCGTGTACACCTACCCCTTGTGGGGCGAAGCGCTTGGCTGGGCTTTGGCTCTGTCATCTATGCTCTGTATCCCTGTAACTGTTCTCTACAAGCTTCTGCGCTGCAAAGGATCTTTGCGGGAG CGGTGGCAACACCTAACCACCCCGGTGTGGGGCAGACATCATCTGGAGTACCTGGCCCCGGAGAGTGAGGCCAagctgctgccccctgcaggaACCAAGAGCACGCTGCTCTTTGAAAGCGTCATCTAA
- the LOC114858530 gene encoding transmembrane prolyl 4-hydroxylase-like, whose translation MDDTDEIFTEPDEFLDGHKPSASPYNSPFRSTRLPIQRSNVCSRAYFVVVMVFFHVYILNVIALLLYVHYNNGPGDLVSRDGPPSVSVTERESSLPHAAPASRELHEEDYVSSFSLPRLEGIRVGYVQQVSLTPDRTHEMKTLSLKPLLFEIPGFLSEEECRVVVQLAQLKGLMDSQAPSTSQGQEEPNQPLLSLSTEEIFSLLDLNQDGLLQKFEIVSHSHSRDGTWLSPESLRQILAGLEAHQTGMLTLEDFKRVYNVSKSPGKQRSGKILSQFKQRSKHAWLYQGLGSHLVLQTLRNRVIGLTRLPSSLVELSEPLQVLRYELGDFSDAHHDSNPSHSETTCAHTRLAGNTSALTEVSCRYVTVLFYLNSLEEGGETTFPVADNRTYEEQALVQDGVDLTDTQETCGRGNLRIKPTAGTALLWYNHLSDGRGWMGELDEYSLHGDCPVRHGVKWLANSWVNVDPDHQMQARYQRLVAQKHQVKSGLEEHYQPLSHSDLHQDL comes from the exons ATGGATGACACCGATGAGATTTTCACGGAGCCTGATGAATTCCTAGACGGTCACAAACCGTCGGCATCGCCCTACAATTCCCCCTTCCGCTCCACTCGGCTGCCCATCCAGAGGAGCAATGTGTGCTCTCGGGCATACTTCGTTGTGGTCATGGTCTTCTTTCATGTGTACATACTGAATGTTATCGCCCTGCTGCTCTACGTGCACTACAACAACGGACCCGGGGACCTTGTCAGCAGAGACGGGCCGCCGTCGGTGTCGGTGACTGAGCGTGAAAGCTCCTTGCCTCACGCTGCCCCAGCATCCAGAGAGCTGCACGAGGAGGACTACGTTTCAAGCTTCAGTCTTCCTCGTCTTGAGGGGATACGC GTAGGGTATGTCCAACAGGTGTCCCTCACGCCAGACAGAACACATGAGATGAAGACGCTGAGCCTGAAACCTCTGCTCTTTG AAATCCCTGGCTTCCTGTCAGAAGAAGAGTGCCGTGTGGTGGTGCAGCTGGCTCAGCTAAAGGGTCTCATGGACAGCCAGGCCCCATCAACCAGCCAAGGACAAGAGGAGCCCAACCAGCCTCTACTTTCTCTTAGTACAGAGGAGATCTTCAGTCTTTTAGACCTGAACCAGGATGGGCTGCTGCAGAAGTTTGAG ATTGTGAGTCACTCACATTCTAGAGATGGAACTTGGTTGAGTCCAGAAAGTTTACGGCAGATACTTGCCGGACTGGAAGCCCATCAGACAg GGATGCTTACACTGGAGGATTTTAAGAGAGTGTACAACGTGTCCAAAAGCCCCGGAAAACAGCGAAGTGGGAAGATTCTGAGTCAGTTCAAACAAAGAAGCAAACATGCATGGCTTTACCAGGGCCTGGGATCCCACCTTGTCCTGCAAACACTCAGGAATAG AGTAATAGGTCTGACGCGTCTGCCCTCTTCATTGGTTGAGCTGAGTGAGCCGCTGCAAGTGTTACGCTATGAGCTTGGTGACTTCAGTGATGCCCACCACGATAGTAACCCTTCTCATTCAGAAACTACATGTGCACATACACGACTGGCAGGAAACACATCTGCTCTCACGGAGGTCtcgtgtag ATATGTTACTGTGTTGTTCTACCTTAACTCTTTGGAGGAGGGCGGTGAGACAACTTTTCCTGTGGCAGACAATCGAACATATGAAGAACAA GCACTAGTCCAGGATGGTGTGGATTTGACAGACACCCAGGAGACATGTGGCAGAGGAAATCTCAGAATAAAACCTACTGCTGGGACTGCTCTCCTCTGGTACAACCACCTTTCTGATGGCAGAG GGTGGATGGGTGAGCTTGATGAGTATTCCTTGCATGGCGATTGCCCTGTCAGGCACGGGGTGAAGTGGTTGGCCAACAGCTGGGTAAATGTGGACCCAGACCACCAGATGCAGGCCCGCTACCAGAGACTAGTTGCTCAGAAGCATCAAGTAAAGTCAGGCTTGGAGGAACACTACCAACCTCTCTCACACAGCGACCTCCACCAGGATCTATAG
- the LOC114858531 gene encoding secreted frizzled-related protein 5, with the protein MTADISSSITYRKSFHSATILFLLLSTGLSSILTLGPGDSRIRAGRQGLARSDGREKVKSEDRRPLKANSQSGHSLISGPGAEAADEDDDVWGDTDTITGLRSVFSIGESGLWEPRRSTRCVPIPAGMALCQNIGYDTMRMPNLLGHESPAEAVQQSASWLPLLARECHPDARIFLCSLFAPICLDRFISPCRSLCESVRDSCAPIMSCYGYPWPEILRCDQYPADHLMCISSITNTTVHMGRRRVPQASCRDCELEETSSSKDTLETFCRSDFVVKLRITRLQYSPVSLSQFSLAAKLDVLKHGPLLGGQVRSRIELWLERDATCVKNMTRSHPRGGTFLVTGLVQGDRLVVNKAYVWHKRDKNLMAAARKWKHYQCRS; encoded by the exons ATGACTGCAGACATCAGTTCTTCTATTACTTACAGGAAATCTTTCCATTCAGCTACTatactgtttctccttctgaGTACTGGACTGAGCAGCATATTGACACTTGGTCCTGGTGACAGTAGAATCAGGGCTGGGAGGCAGGGACTAGCAAGGTCTGATGGCAGAGAAAAGGTCAAGAGTGAGGACAGGAGACCTTTGAAAGCCAACAGCCAATCTGGGCACAGTCTCATTTCTGgaccaggagctgaagcagcagatgaggaTGACGATGTTTGGGGGGACACTGATACCATTACTGGCTTGAGGTCCGTGTTTTCTATAGGAGAAAGTGGCCTGTGGGAGCCCCGCAGGTCCACTCGCTGTGTCCCCATACCAGCTGGAATGGCCTTGTGTCAAAACATCGGCTATGACACTATGAGGATGCCCAATCTGCTGGGCCACGAGTCTCCAGCTGAGGCTGTACAACAGAGTGCTAGCTGGCTGCCACTACTTGCCAGGGAATGCCACCCTGATGCTCGCAtctttctctgttctctctttGCCCCCATCTGCCTTGACAG GTTCATATCACCCTGCAGGAGTTTGTGTGAGTCTGTACGGGACAGCTGCGCCCCAATCATGAGTTGCTATGGCTACCCCTGGCCAGAAATTCTGCGCTGTGACCAGTATCCTGCAGACCATCTCATGTGCATCTCCTCCATCACTAATACAACTGTTCACATGGGGAGACGTAGAG TGCCTCAGGCAAGCTGTCGGGATTGTGAGCTAGAGGAAACCTCATCTTCAAAAGATACACTGGAAACCTTCTGTAGGAGTGATTTTG TTGTGAAACTGCGAATAACCCGACTTCAGTACAGTCCAGTAAGCCTGTCTCAGTTTTCTCTGGCTGCTAAACTAGACGTTCTGAAGCATGGTCCGCTCTTGGGTGGACAGGTACGTTCTCGCATTGAGCTGTGGCTGGAAAGGGATGCCACGTGTGTGAAAAACATGACGCGGAGCCACCCACGAGGTGGCACGTTCTTAGTGACAGGCCTTGTACAGGGTGATCGATTGGTGGTCAACAAGGCTTATGTCTGGCATAAACGGGACAAGAACCTGATGGCAGCAGCACGGAAATGGAAGCATTATCAATGTCGAAGTTAG